One genomic region from Oncorhynchus gorbuscha isolate QuinsamMale2020 ecotype Even-year linkage group LG13, OgorEven_v1.0, whole genome shotgun sequence encodes:
- the si:ch73-233f7.1 gene encoding protocadherin beta-15, which translates to MIFLGSFEMEHRLTSTRWTPLTGLVVCLLVCACVVDLVLAQIRYSIPEELDHGAFVGNIAEDLGLDVAKLSARRFRIVSGAKKQYLEVNLENGILFVNEKIDREELCERSPTCFLHLQVVIENPLELYRVEVEILDVNDNSPSFPWSEFNLEITESAAPGSRFPLESAQDQDVGTNSLRSYQLSSNEHFVLNIQTRNDGSKFAELVLGTPLDREQQKTHEMVLTAVDGGSPERSGTALITITVLDANDNVPVFDRSVYRASLVENAPRGTLVLKLNATDLDEGANGEVSYAFSGHAPLKVRELFSVDQYTGEIRVKGIVDYEKASVYELYVQAKDRGPSAVAEHSKVLVDVLDVNDNAPEVILTSVSTPVQEDAPPGTVIAVISVMDRDSGENGNVDCQIPSNVPFQLHSSFKNYYTLVTSEFLDREAVSEYNITLTARDLGSPSLSTRKTILVQVSDINDNPPRFAQPSYTVYVTENNAPGAFICSVTAFDPDSNQNAYLSYSILEGQIQGMPVSTYVSINSDNGNIYALRSFDYEQLRNFQIRVQAQDAGFPPLSSNVTVNVFVLDQNDNAPVIVSPLPKNGTVATEVVPRSVDAGHLVAKITALDADAGQNSRLSYQVLQATDPGLVSVALYTGEIRTIRRFVDKDATRQRVVILVKDNGQPPLSATVSILLSVVDNVPESLSDFGDLTLSPQPPSNLALYLIVSLSTISLIFLVAIIVLAAVKCYKDRETISGYNLPPFACCCCGGFQPEPPPEVFKKSNLNLQISTGAKVPTNCMEVNGNGTLSQAYCYKVCLTPESAKSDFMFLKPCSPISTPRNNEAKGADNLAWSAHHRSSSVNNHSGATTPNELKQPNTDWTLTKNQNSSLKSCNSINMDGTLMRKAMHADPENYMTPMTGQYWTWGTHMRDYKMSPPATGPPPRSWTPRCTPPPQQQPQPQQPPLPPHPHPHPHPHPPPDYQHNVYIPGTPSALCTLRPAATHHRSELDVHNSFSTFGKKRRFIHNYEPQTDAAAAVINNDLYND; encoded by the exons ATGATTTTCTTGGGAAGCTTTGAGATGGAGCACAGGCTCACGAGCACGCGGTGGACACCGTTAACCGGGCTGGTGGTGTGCCTGCTGGTGTGCGCGTGTGTGGTGGACCTGGTTCTGGCACAGATTCGGTACTCCATCCCCGAGGAGTTGGACCACGGTGCTTTTGTCGGTAACATCGCTGAGGACCTCGGTTTGGACGTGGCCAAACTGTCCGCCCGTCGCTTCCGGATAGTCTCCGGTGCCAAGAAACAGTACTTAGAGGTGAATCTGGAAAACGGTATTTTATTTGTTAACGAGAAGATCGACCGCGAGGAGCTGTGTGAACGGAGCCCGACCTGCTTCTTACATTTGCAAGTGGTGATCGAGAATCCGTTAGAACTGTACAGAGTGGAGGTGGAGATTTTGGATGTGAACGACAACTCTCCCAGCTTCCCGTGGAGCGAGTTCAATCTGGAGATTACAGAGTCAGCGGCGCCCGGGTCCCGGTTCCCGTTGGAGAGCGCGCAGGACCAGGACGTAGGCACCAACTCGCTCCGATCCTACCAGCTGAGCTCCAACGAGCACTTTGTACTAAACATCCAGACACGTAATGACGGGAGCAAGTTTGCTGAGCTCGTGCTGGGGACCCCGCTGGACAGGGAGCAGCAGAAGACGCACGAGATGGTGCTCACAGCCGTGGACGGGGGGTCGCCAGAGCGTTCGGGCACGGCTCTCATCACCATCACGGTGCTGGATGCCAACGACAACGTGCCGGTTTTCGACCGGTCTGTTTACCGGGCGAGCCTGGTAGAAAACGCACCGAGAGGGACTTTAGTGCTGAAGCTAAATGCCACCGATTTGGACGAGGGTGCGAACGGAGAGGTCTCATACGCGTTCAGTGGGCACGCACCGCTCAAAGTGCGCGAGCTGTTCAGCGTGGACCAGTATACGGGTGAGATCCGAGTGAAGGGGATTGTGGACTATGAGAAAGCGAGTGTTTATGAGCTGTATGTGCAGGCTAAAGACAGGGGTCCCTCGGCAGTGGCCGAGCACAGTAAGGTACTGGTGGATGTCTTAGATGTGAATGACAACGCGCCGGAAGTCATCCTCACCTCCGTGTCTACACCTGTCCAGGAAGACGCGCCACCGGGCACGGTGATAGCCGTTATAAGTGTCATGGACCGGGACTCGGGAGAGAACGGAAATGTGGACTGCCAGATCCCCAGCAACGTCCCCTTTCAGCTCCACTCCTCCTTTAAGAACTACTACACTCTGGTGACTAGTGAGTTTCTCGACAGGGAAGCCGTCTCCGAGTACAACATCACCCTCACGGCCCGAGACCTgggctccccgtctctctccacgAGGAAAACCATCCTCGTCCAAGTGTCTGATATTAATGATAACCCCCCGCGCTTCGCACAGCCATCATACACAGTTTACGTGACCGAGAATAATGCCCCGGGCGCATTCATTTGCTCAGTCACTGCTTTCGACCCTGATTCTAATCAGAACGCCTATCTGTCCTACTCGATTCTAGAGGGTCAGATCCAAGGCATGCCCGTGTCCACTTACGTCTCCATCAACTCGGACAACGGAAACATTTATGCGCTGCGATCCTTTGACTACGAACAGCTAAGGAACTTTCAGATACGGGTGCAGGCGCAGGACGCCGGTTTCCCTCCGCTCAGCAGCAATGTCACGGTAAATGTGTTCGTTTTGGACCAGAATGATAATGCTCCGGTTATCGTGTCCCCATTGCCCAAGAACGGGACCGTGGCGACAGAGGTAGTCCCGAGGTCAGTGGATGCGGGGCACTTAGTGGCCAAGATCACTGCGCTGGATGCGGACGCAGGACAGAACTCGCGCCTCTCCTACCAGGTGCTCCAGGCTACGGACCCGGGGCTGGTTAGTGTCGCCCTCTACACGGGAGAAATAAGGACGATTCGCCGGTTCGTGGATAAGGACGCTACGAGGCAGAGAGTCGTCATCCTGGTCAAGGACAACGGGCAGCCGCCTCTCTCCGCCACcgtctctatcctcctctccgtGGTTGACAATGTGCCGGAGTCCCTGTCTGATTTCGGCGACCTCACTCTGAGCCCCCAGCCCCCCTCCAACCTCGCCCTCTACTTGATCGTGTCACTGAGCACCATCTCGCTAATCTTCCTGGTGGCTATTATTGTCCTGGCTGCGGTCAAGTGTTACAAGGACAGAGAGACCATCAGTGGGTATAACCTCCCCCCCTTTGCCTGCTGCTGTTGCGGGGGCTTCCAACCAGAGCCGCCCCCGGAGGTGTTCAAGAAATCTAACCTAAACCTGCAGATCTCCACCGGGGCGAAGGTGCCCACCAACTGCATGGAGGTCAATGGCAACGGTACTCTGTCCCAAGCCTACTGTTATAAAGTATGTCTGACCCCCGAGTCAGCTAAGAGCGACTTTATGTTTCTGAAGCCGTGCAGCCCCATTAGCACCCCGAGGAACAACGAGGCAAAGGGGGCTGATAACTTGGCTTGGAGCGCGCACCACCGGAGCTCATCGGTGAATAACCATTCCGGAGCCACCACACCAAATGAG CTCAAGCAACCAAACACAGACTGGACCCTCACAAAGAACCAGAACTCCTCTTTGAAAAG CTGTAACTCTATCAACATGGATGGCACTCTGATGAGGAAGGCCATGCATGCAGACCCAGAGAACTACATGACACCCATGACTGGCCAGTACTGGACCTGGGGCACCCACATGAGGG ACTACAAGATGTCTCCTcctgccactgggcctcctcctCGCTCTTGGACCCCCCGGTGCACCCCTCCaccccagcaacagccccaaccccagcagcctcCTCTCCCGCCACACCCCCACCCTCATCCTCACCCCCACCCACCTCCAGACTACCAGCATAACGTGTACATCCCGGGCACGCCGTCGGCTCTGTGCACCCTGAGGCCAGCAGCCACCCACCACCGCAGCGAGCTGGACGTCCACAACTCCTTCTCTACCTTTGGCAAGAAGAGACGCTTCATCCACAACTACGAGCCCCAGACAGACGCAGCAGCAGCTGTCATCAACAATGACCTGTATAATGATTAA